A region of Neovison vison isolate M4711 chromosome 7, ASM_NN_V1, whole genome shotgun sequence DNA encodes the following proteins:
- the GSTP1 gene encoding glutathione S-transferase P, which produces MPPYTIVYFPTRGRCEAMRMLLADQGQSWKEEVVTKETWLQGPLKASCLYGQLPKFQDGDLTLYQSNAILRHLGRTFGLYGKDQREAALVDMVNDGVEDVRRHCGRLIHHNYEEGKAKYFQELPERLKPFETLLVQNQGGQAFIVGDQISFADYNLLDLLLNHQVLAPGCLDSHPLLLAYVARLSARPKLKAYLASPEHVNRPVHGAQKT; this is translated from the exons A TGCCGCCCTACACCATCGTCTACTTCCCCACCCGAG GCCGCTGCGAGGCCATGCGCATGCTGCTGGCGGACCAGGGCCAGAGCTGGAAGGAGGAGGTGGTGACCAAGGAGACCTGGCTGCAGGGCCCGCTCAAGGCCTCCTGT ctgtaCGGGCAGCTCCCTAAGTTCCAGGACGGAGACCTCACCCTGTACCAGTCCAATGCCATCCTGCGACACCTGGGCCGCACCTTTG ggctgTACGGCAAAGACCAGCGGGAGGCGGCGCTGGTGGACATGGTGAACGATGGTGTGGAGGACGTCCGCAGGCACTGTGGCCGGCTCATCCACCACAACTAC GAGGAGGGCAAGGCCAAGTATTTTCAAGAGCTGCCGGAGCGCCTGAAGCCTTTTGAGACCCTGCTGGTCCAGAACCAGGGGGGCCAGGCCTTCATTGTGGGCGACCAG ATCTCCTTTGCCGACTACAATCTGCTGGACCTGTTGCTGAATCACCAGGTCCTGGCCCCCGGCTGCCTGgactcccaccccctgctcttgGCCTATGTGGCACGCCTCAGTGCCCGGCCCAAGCTCAAGGCCTACCTGGCCTCCCCTGAGCATGTGAACCGCCCTGTCCACGGAGCCCAGAAGACATGA